A section of the Deinococcus taeanensis genome encodes:
- a CDS encoding YqgE/AlgH family protein, whose amino-acid sequence MSAPVTFLVASPHLRGGVFEGAVILLLEHDAKGAMGLIVNAPMVQTVEDLMADAAGQRDPAWLGGPVDPTLGWCLYPDPVGLDGEIKLLPGLNVSSSLDVLRAVMASRQRYMLVLGYAGWSGGQLAEEAREGAWVWVEQDTPALLWDVPAQERWQAALDRLGVQADRIMPGGAQA is encoded by the coding sequence ATGAGCGCACCCGTGACGTTCCTGGTGGCCAGCCCGCACCTGCGCGGCGGGGTGTTCGAAGGTGCCGTGATCCTGCTGCTGGAGCACGACGCGAAGGGGGCCATGGGCCTGATCGTGAACGCCCCGATGGTGCAGACCGTCGAGGACCTGATGGCAGACGCCGCAGGCCAGCGGGACCCGGCGTGGCTGGGCGGCCCGGTGGACCCCACGCTGGGCTGGTGCCTGTACCCAGACCCCGTGGGACTGGACGGGGAAATCAAGCTGCTGCCGGGACTGAACGTGTCGAGCAGCTTGGACGTGCTGCGCGCCGTGATGGCCAGCCGGCAGCGGTACATGCTGGTGCTGGGGTACGCGGGGTGGTCGGGCGGGCAGCTGGCCGAGGAGGCCCGCGAGGGCGCGTGGGTGTGGGTGGAGCAGGACACGCCGGCGCTGCTGTGGGACGTACCGGCGCAGGAGCGGTGGCAGGCGGCCCTGGACCGGCTGGGCGTGCAGGCCGACCGGATCATGCCGGGTGGCGCGCAGGCCTGA
- a CDS encoding tyrosine-type recombinase/integrase, with protein sequence MSGTVSTKTEAEEALSQVRTDARRGQFAVTPKTTLKEYVLAWHEVRREGQAAKYSHGQRNMIDTHIIPALGGRKMASITPRDLEAFYAGLRHQDKRRAEDLGKPLSDSMKRQIHNILRQMFAEAVRHGDLLRNPADVVRPKSTREAAQDGLSKAWTEEEAGRFYRVARQDRRGVAFCFMLSTGMRIGETLGLRWENVDLDSGLVHIREALVSLSGKAHRTTPKTARSRRTIPVTGDALSLLRDMPRQVALDREAQGARYVGSDAVFTTSRGLPILPDNVYKLMQDLCRKAEVPYKGTHVLRHSFISIHGQQGKAVEVISAHVGHARPSFTQDRYRTVFQKEREALTLDFSTLTQDSDADG encoded by the coding sequence GTGAGTGGAACGGTCAGCACCAAGACGGAAGCGGAGGAAGCCCTGAGTCAGGTGCGGACGGACGCACGCCGGGGACAATTTGCCGTCACGCCGAAGACGACGCTCAAGGAGTACGTGCTGGCGTGGCATGAGGTGCGTCGGGAGGGGCAGGCAGCCAAATACAGCCATGGCCAGCGCAACATGATTGACACCCATATCATTCCCGCTCTAGGCGGGCGGAAGATGGCCAGCATTACCCCACGTGATCTGGAGGCGTTCTACGCCGGCCTCAGGCATCAGGACAAACGCCGGGCGGAGGATCTGGGGAAACCGCTCAGTGACTCGATGAAGCGGCAGATTCACAACATCCTGCGGCAGATGTTCGCGGAGGCAGTGAGGCACGGTGACCTGCTCCGCAATCCGGCGGATGTGGTGCGGCCCAAGTCTACCCGCGAGGCCGCGCAGGACGGGTTGTCGAAAGCCTGGACGGAAGAGGAGGCGGGTCGCTTCTACCGGGTGGCGCGTCAGGACCGCCGGGGGGTGGCGTTCTGCTTCATGCTCTCAACGGGGATGCGGATAGGGGAGACGTTGGGCCTCCGGTGGGAGAACGTTGACCTGGACAGCGGGTTGGTGCACATCCGGGAAGCGCTGGTCAGTCTGAGCGGCAAGGCCCACAGAACCACGCCGAAAACGGCTCGGTCGCGCCGCACCATTCCGGTGACCGGGGACGCCCTGAGCCTCCTGCGGGACATGCCGCGGCAGGTCGCGCTTGACCGGGAGGCGCAGGGCGCGCGCTACGTGGGCAGTGACGCGGTGTTCACGACCTCGCGGGGGCTGCCGATCCTGCCGGATAACGTCTATAAGCTCATGCAGGACCTGTGCAGGAAAGCGGAGGTGCCGTACAAGGGGACGCATGTGCTCCGGCACAGTTTCATTTCCATTCATGGGCAGCAGGGGAAGGCGGTCGAGGTGATCAGTGCGCACGTGGGGCACGCCCGCCCGTCGTTCACCCAGGACCGTTACCGGACCGTGTTTCAGAAGGAACGTGAGGCCTTGACCCTGGATTTCTCGACGCTCACGCAAGACTCAGACGCCGACGGCTAG
- a CDS encoding AAA family ATPase, whose protein sequence is MALKVIDLHAQLRRIDFLVPGLIPLGYVTFLGAREGVGKTTLMTCLAWQMTRPDGRGEYLGHPIPAGPVIYLNTDAADGEGRSVRFSLEQHRVAFPDGDMRGLALLESTGAGLSLEEFGELLNMARGLGARCVIIDSFMGTFPGIDGNKLQDTMRPMIALRDFAAQTGAAVIVLDHLPKKAANEKEGERGIMGSTGKSAQARAVHLLTRVPPREVEGRDVLRWEVRKNSFARSGHALGVEVERWADEHGQPAGLRLLPCDLPAEEERGDTRSDRAKAAAVAVLTEKAGLTVPHAELIAAAVKGGNVRERAAQQAVREALAALGAQVRAVRMGGRGAPRAYVYGAAEEDVRIVDAPQDFMPPALGDPEEVFTC, encoded by the coding sequence TCCTGGGGGCGCGGGAGGGGGTGGGGAAAACCACACTCATGACGTGCCTCGCGTGGCAGATGACCCGCCCAGACGGGCGGGGGGAGTACCTGGGCCACCCGATCCCGGCCGGCCCGGTGATCTACCTGAACACGGACGCCGCGGACGGTGAGGGCCGGTCCGTTCGCTTCTCGCTCGAGCAGCACCGGGTCGCGTTCCCGGACGGAGACATGCGCGGTCTTGCCCTGCTGGAAAGCACGGGCGCGGGCCTGTCCCTCGAGGAATTTGGGGAGCTGCTGAACATGGCGCGTGGCCTGGGGGCGCGGTGCGTCATCATCGACAGCTTCATGGGCACCTTCCCCGGCATTGACGGGAACAAGCTTCAGGACACCATGCGCCCCATGATCGCCCTGCGCGACTTCGCCGCCCAGACGGGCGCGGCGGTGATCGTGCTCGACCACCTTCCCAAAAAAGCCGCGAACGAGAAAGAGGGCGAGCGGGGCATTATGGGCAGCACTGGCAAGAGTGCCCAGGCGCGCGCCGTGCATCTGCTGACCCGCGTGCCCCCGCGTGAAGTCGAGGGGCGGGACGTGCTCCGGTGGGAAGTCAGAAAGAACAGCTTCGCCCGCAGTGGTCACGCGTTGGGGGTGGAGGTGGAGCGCTGGGCGGATGAACACGGGCAGCCGGCCGGGCTGCGCCTCCTGCCGTGCGACCTGCCCGCCGAAGAGGAACGCGGTGACACCCGCAGCGACCGCGCGAAAGCCGCGGCGGTCGCCGTGTTGACGGAGAAGGCCGGTCTGACGGTGCCTCACGCGGAACTGATCGCCGCGGCCGTCAAGGGCGGGAACGTCCGGGAGCGGGCCGCGCAACAGGCCGTCCGGGAGGCTCTGGCCGCGCTGGGGGCACAGGTGCGGGCCGTCCGGATGGGCGGGCGCGGCGCCCCCCGCGCCTACGTGTATGGCGCCGCAGAGGAAGACGTCAGGATCGTGGACGCACCTCAGGACTTCATGCCGCCCGCCCTGGGTGACCCCGAGGAGGTCTTTACGTGCTAG
- a CDS encoding alpha/beta hydrolase, with product MPRLTVHLTVPPGTPSGQAFLTGDHRGWSSTPTGWTFTPAGTLHADFPEGQLLNLKVRLQRPDGTVTEEGDPWGQRAPAHRAVLRGDTTLTLKVAGWQTARLGRSRPSRCAPPREELTLPAPWGSQPVRLWWPDGHDRQTLPLLILHDGQNVFDDGPTFAGESWDAAGAAQAMTDAGLPLRVAALPVNHERSRRYVPFPFEMNAFSSGADEYADWLRQTLLPHLHASYGHVPAARTALAGSSFGGLITAYAGLRDPGTYGTLGVFSPAVWPAGHQFLRWLDGRADPGARVWIDMGDHEGSSLAQAQDLITLARALTGRLRPHVREAKFTTGEGHWHDEPAWRARLPLFLNWWLTGLN from the coding sequence ATGCCCCGCCTCACCGTGCACTTGACCGTTCCGCCCGGCACGCCCAGCGGTCAGGCCTTCCTCACCGGCGACCACCGCGGCTGGAGCAGCACCCCCACCGGCTGGACCTTCACCCCCGCCGGTACCCTGCACGCCGACTTCCCCGAAGGCCAGCTGCTGAATCTCAAAGTGCGCCTTCAGCGCCCTGACGGAACTGTCACGGAAGAAGGCGATCCGTGGGGCCAGCGCGCCCCCGCCCACCGCGCCGTGCTGCGCGGCGACACCACCCTGACCCTCAAGGTGGCCGGCTGGCAGACCGCCCGGCTCGGCCGCTCCCGCCCCAGCCGCTGCGCTCCGCCCCGTGAGGAACTGACCCTGCCTGCGCCCTGGGGCAGCCAGCCTGTGCGCCTCTGGTGGCCCGACGGTCACGACCGGCAGACCCTGCCCCTGCTGATCCTGCACGACGGCCAGAACGTCTTCGACGACGGACCCACCTTCGCAGGAGAAAGCTGGGACGCCGCCGGCGCCGCCCAGGCCATGACAGACGCCGGCCTGCCTCTGCGCGTTGCGGCGCTGCCCGTGAACCACGAACGCAGCCGCCGCTACGTGCCCTTCCCATTCGAGATGAACGCCTTCTCCAGCGGCGCCGACGAGTACGCCGACTGGCTGCGGCAGACCCTCCTTCCGCACCTGCACGCCAGCTACGGCCACGTGCCGGCGGCGCGCACGGCGCTGGCGGGGTCCTCCTTCGGCGGCCTGATCACCGCCTACGCCGGCCTGCGCGACCCGGGCACGTACGGCACCCTCGGCGTGTTCAGCCCCGCCGTGTGGCCCGCCGGGCATCAGTTCCTGCGCTGGCTCGACGGCCGCGCCGACCCCGGCGCACGCGTGTGGATCGACATGGGAGACCACGAAGGCAGCAGTCTCGCCCAGGCCCAGGACCTCATCACCCTGGCCCGCGCGCTCACGGGCCGCCTGCGCCCTCATGTCCGCGAAGCGAAATTCACTACCGGCGAAGGCCACTGGCATGACGAGCCTGCCTGGCGGGCCCGCCTGCCACTGTTCCTGAACTGGTGGCTGACCGGCCTGAACTGA
- a CDS encoding carboxypeptidase regulatory-like domain-containing protein translates to MIDGEVDIQYMLVNSGNLSENLTLSTDPAGLRVNPATLTLAPGERATVTVSGTLPRSKATTRRITLKVQGQGGLTRTEQTTSAALISELPVAERALTLRGQVRFSVGPALHTELALSGRIHPKVPGTVDLYASDTTWRARYTTKTYTVAAGHLSHPGLSQQAGTSLFGVSGTVMEGPWHADVSAGSHEGAFAGGITVRYVGAQAGASLGVVTSRLGTTVAADATGRSGPVRAWAGAAMDLTTTAARGTIGVTYQSQTNTATVSGSYRAAGYQGQTNADVTVNAEMRHQFRKDLSGTVSGVYQRDPMTPGASAMVSVTGRLNAPKESVEVSVKGIGSQVTDAQVRYQKAAWDTRLKWSSGTAVMQTSTVIPAGPITLRPTVGAQLNLQAKTVRPVVGLGADFGIRSGAVNLGILSPTSSGAPWTVTGSLNTKIQQADLSVSGSVTVGNGQSRPQWRAVLSYPLELITGRRPDVGRLEGRLLRPDGQPITGLRLQAGELTTITDATGRFVFPDVPQGTVQLNVVEGDAVAGLRARPALPLPVTIVGGQTSTVTIRLSPGVTVQGQVVLDWPAAGEVAGKLVVPDAPALASLVVRLSGPEGSYEARLAGDGTFKLNSVQPGTYDLLLSVDGSALLTTARLVTATLTVPEDGWVMADLHLLPITQEVQVEEGGSLELK, encoded by the coding sequence ATGATTGACGGTGAGGTCGACATCCAGTACATGCTGGTGAACAGTGGGAATCTGTCCGAGAACCTGACGCTCAGTACAGACCCCGCGGGCCTAAGAGTGAATCCGGCCACCCTGACCCTGGCGCCCGGGGAACGCGCAACCGTCACAGTGAGCGGCACCCTGCCTCGCTCCAAGGCCACTACCCGCCGGATCACTCTGAAGGTGCAGGGACAGGGTGGTCTAACTCGCACAGAGCAGACCACCAGCGCGGCCCTGATCAGTGAATTGCCGGTCGCGGAGCGCGCCCTGACTCTGCGGGGCCAGGTCCGGTTCAGCGTGGGACCTGCGCTGCATACAGAACTTGCCCTGAGCGGCCGTATTCACCCAAAGGTGCCCGGTACGGTCGACCTGTATGCCTCAGACACGACGTGGCGCGCTCGGTACACCACAAAAACCTACACGGTGGCTGCGGGTCACCTGTCGCACCCCGGTCTCTCCCAGCAGGCTGGTACGAGTCTCTTCGGGGTCAGTGGCACCGTCATGGAGGGCCCCTGGCACGCCGACGTAAGTGCGGGTAGCCATGAAGGCGCCTTCGCTGGGGGCATCACCGTACGCTACGTCGGGGCGCAGGCAGGGGCCAGCCTGGGCGTCGTAACCTCCAGGCTTGGCACCACGGTCGCCGCCGACGCTACCGGCCGCTCCGGCCCTGTCCGTGCCTGGGCCGGAGCGGCCATGGACCTGACCACCACCGCGGCCCGCGGCACGATTGGCGTGACGTACCAGAGCCAGACCAACACCGCCACCGTCAGTGGTTCGTACCGCGCGGCCGGGTACCAGGGACAGACAAATGCTGACGTGACCGTGAACGCCGAGATGCGTCACCAGTTCCGCAAGGACCTGAGCGGCACTGTGTCTGGCGTCTACCAGCGGGACCCCATGACGCCCGGCGCATCAGCCATGGTTTCCGTCACTGGTCGCCTGAACGCCCCCAAAGAAAGCGTTGAAGTAAGTGTCAAAGGGATCGGCAGTCAGGTTACGGACGCCCAGGTGCGCTACCAGAAAGCTGCGTGGGACACGCGCCTGAAGTGGTCGTCCGGCACGGCGGTCATGCAGACCAGCACCGTGATCCCCGCCGGGCCCATCACCCTCCGGCCGACGGTGGGCGCCCAGTTGAACCTGCAGGCCAAGACAGTTCGTCCGGTTGTAGGGCTTGGTGCTGATTTTGGAATCCGCAGCGGTGCCGTCAACCTTGGCATTCTCTCGCCCACCTCATCCGGTGCCCCCTGGACTGTAACGGGCAGCCTGAATACGAAAATTCAGCAGGCGGACCTGTCCGTCAGTGGGTCAGTCACCGTCGGGAACGGCCAGAGTCGCCCGCAATGGCGCGCGGTGCTCAGCTACCCGCTCGAACTCATCACCGGCCGCCGTCCTGACGTGGGTCGCCTTGAGGGCCGGCTGCTGCGTCCTGACGGGCAGCCCATCACGGGCTTGCGCCTCCAGGCAGGCGAACTCACCACCATCACGGACGCTACCGGCCGCTTCGTGTTCCCGGACGTGCCGCAGGGCACTGTGCAGCTGAACGTCGTGGAGGGTGACGCAGTGGCGGGCCTGCGCGCCCGGCCCGCCCTGCCTCTCCCCGTTACCATAGTGGGTGGTCAGACAAGCACAGTGACCATTCGCCTCTCGCCTGGCGTCACGGTCCAGGGCCAAGTGGTGCTGGACTGGCCTGCGGCAGGGGAGGTGGCTGGCAAACTGGTGGTTCCTGACGCCCCGGCTCTGGCCAGCCTGGTCGTGCGGCTCAGCGGTCCTGAGGGGTCGTATGAGGCTCGACTGGCTGGGGACGGTACCTTTAAACTCAACAGCGTCCAGCCTGGTACCTATGACCTGCTACTGTCCGTGGACGGCAGCGCCCTCCTCACCACCGCCCGGCTGGTAACTGCCACGCTCACTGTGCCGGAAGACGGCTGGGTCATGGCCGACCTTCACCTTCTGCCGATTACCCAGGAAGTTCAGGTTGAAGAAGGGGGCTCGCTAGAGCTGAAATAG
- the lon gene encoding endopeptidase La has protein sequence MPNPTLPSNVPVCPVRGSVIYPTMVQHIDASRALSIGAIEAAMSSDKVILIVSQKDKDIDDPRGSDLYDVGTACNVLRVRKNPDGTVQMLVSAVARVRVSSYQRGEYLSADITPLGTESDDPVELQALSRELRDRFEAIAQGGKLNAETVQTISSKDEIGEMADHIAFNLDFKLEDKQALLELPSLTARIRKLLTLLDTEQEVQAVQARIRAQVKEEIDKNQREYYLREQMKVIQKELQGGEGDEDADEAEAFRTKLDALELRPEVRKDIDREVNRLARMHPDAAEASVIRTYLTWITELPWNTRSDDQLDVGQASQILDDDHYGLEKVKDRVLEFLAVRRLRKERAERGELSAEDVNKGPILVFTGPPGVGKTSIAQSIAKALGRKYVRIALGGARDESDIRGHRRTYIGAMPGRLIQGIRSAGTKNPVILLDEVDKLGSSYQGDPSAALLEVLDPAQNQHFTDHYLGVPFDLSETMFIATANYPEQIPPALMDRMEVIDFSSYIEQEKLEIAKRYLLPRQLTANGLKPNQITFTDAALERLISHYTREAGVRNLEREIGTVARKVARRIATGEVKRVKVTDKELDRYLGQARHIPETEGKEDMVGVSTGMFYTPVGGDILFVETSISPGKGLVLTGQLGDVMKESARAALTYAKSNAERFHLDRARIDDSEIHIHVPAGAIPKEGPSAGGAITTSLISALTGIPARHDVAMTGEMTLTGRYLPIGGLKEKVLGARRAGIKHIILPKANEGDLRDIPLHLRSSMRFHPCETVDQVLDVALVGGLKALETPRGTSTPELPAPKRKSARRSDAHA, from the coding sequence ATGCCCAACCCCACCCTTCCCAGCAACGTGCCCGTCTGCCCCGTGCGCGGCAGCGTGATCTACCCGACCATGGTCCAGCACATCGACGCCAGCCGCGCCCTGTCCATCGGCGCGATTGAAGCCGCGATGAGCAGCGACAAAGTGATCCTGATCGTCTCCCAGAAGGACAAGGACATCGACGATCCCCGCGGCAGCGACCTGTACGACGTGGGCACGGCCTGCAATGTCCTGCGCGTGCGCAAGAACCCGGACGGCACCGTCCAGATGCTCGTGAGCGCCGTCGCGCGCGTGCGCGTCAGCAGCTATCAGCGCGGCGAGTACCTCAGCGCCGACATCACCCCGCTGGGCACCGAAAGCGATGACCCGGTCGAACTTCAGGCCCTGAGCCGCGAACTGCGCGACCGCTTCGAGGCCATCGCCCAGGGCGGCAAGCTGAATGCCGAAACTGTTCAGACCATCAGCAGCAAGGACGAGATCGGCGAAATGGCCGACCACATCGCCTTTAACCTCGACTTCAAACTCGAAGATAAGCAGGCGCTGCTGGAACTCCCCAGCCTGACCGCCCGCATCCGCAAACTGCTCACGCTGCTCGACACCGAACAGGAAGTGCAGGCCGTGCAGGCCCGCATCCGCGCGCAGGTGAAAGAAGAGATCGACAAGAACCAGCGCGAGTACTACCTGCGCGAGCAGATGAAGGTCATCCAGAAGGAACTGCAGGGCGGTGAGGGCGACGAGGACGCCGACGAAGCCGAAGCGTTCCGCACCAAGCTCGACGCCCTGGAGCTGCGGCCCGAAGTCCGTAAGGACATTGACCGCGAAGTGAACCGCCTGGCACGCATGCACCCCGACGCGGCCGAGGCCAGCGTAATCCGCACCTACCTCACCTGGATCACCGAACTGCCCTGGAACACCCGCAGCGACGATCAGCTCGACGTGGGCCAGGCCTCACAGATCCTGGACGACGACCACTACGGCCTGGAAAAAGTCAAGGACCGCGTGCTGGAATTCCTCGCGGTGCGCCGCCTGCGCAAGGAACGCGCCGAGCGCGGTGAACTCAGCGCCGAGGACGTCAACAAGGGCCCGATCCTGGTGTTCACCGGCCCTCCTGGCGTCGGCAAGACCAGCATCGCGCAGAGCATCGCCAAGGCGCTGGGCCGCAAGTACGTGCGCATCGCCCTGGGCGGCGCACGCGACGAATCGGACATCCGCGGTCACCGCCGCACGTACATTGGCGCCATGCCTGGCCGCCTGATTCAGGGCATCCGCAGCGCCGGCACGAAGAACCCCGTGATTCTGCTGGACGAGGTTGACAAGCTCGGCAGTTCCTACCAGGGCGACCCTTCCGCGGCGCTGCTGGAAGTGCTGGACCCCGCGCAGAACCAGCACTTCACCGATCACTACCTCGGCGTGCCCTTCGACCTGAGCGAGACGATGTTCATCGCCACCGCCAACTACCCCGAGCAGATTCCCCCGGCCCTGATGGACCGCATGGAAGTCATTGACTTCAGCAGCTACATCGAGCAGGAGAAGCTGGAGATCGCCAAGCGCTACCTGCTGCCCCGCCAGCTCACCGCCAACGGCCTGAAACCCAACCAGATCACCTTCACCGACGCCGCGCTGGAACGGCTCATCAGCCACTACACCCGCGAGGCCGGCGTACGCAACCTTGAGCGCGAGATCGGCACGGTGGCCCGCAAGGTCGCCCGGCGCATCGCCACCGGCGAAGTCAAGCGCGTGAAGGTCACCGACAAGGAACTCGACCGGTACCTCGGCCAGGCCCGCCACATTCCCGAAACGGAAGGCAAGGAGGACATGGTGGGCGTCAGCACCGGCATGTTCTACACCCCGGTCGGCGGTGACATCCTGTTCGTGGAGACCAGTATCAGCCCCGGTAAAGGCCTCGTGCTGACCGGCCAGCTGGGGGACGTCATGAAGGAAAGCGCCCGCGCCGCCCTGACGTACGCCAAGAGCAACGCCGAACGCTTCCACCTGGACCGCGCCCGCATCGACGACAGTGAAATTCACATTCACGTGCCCGCCGGGGCAATTCCCAAAGAAGGCCCCAGCGCAGGTGGCGCCATCACCACCAGCCTCATCAGCGCCCTGACCGGCATTCCTGCCCGCCATGACGTCGCCATGACCGGCGAGATGACCCTCACCGGCCGCTACCTGCCGATCGGCGGCCTGAAGGAGAAGGTCCTGGGCGCCCGCCGCGCCGGCATCAAGCACATCATCCTGCCCAAAGCGAACGAAGGGGACCTGCGTGACATTCCCCTGCACCTGCGCAGCTCCATGCGTTTCCACCCGTGCGAGACGGTGGACCAGGTGCTGGACGTGGCCCTCGTCGGCGGCCTGAAGGCCCTGGAAACCCCCCGCGGGACCAGCACCCCCGAACTGCCCGCTCCGAAACGCAAGAGTGCCCGCCGCAGCGACGCCCACGCGTAA
- a CDS encoding acyl-CoA dehydrogenase family protein, which produces MNFELPGDLRDMQAIIRDFMITRVEARAQEIEHTNSVPPELLREAADLGLFGLSIPEEYGGVGLGALGRCAVYEAMGQGHMGFGGVISAHASIGTSGLVKLGTDEQKARFLPRMATGECIAGFAITEPSSGSDAANIRTRAERRGDVYVLNGTKHYISNAPIAGLLTVIAITDPARGTKGMSAFLVEPQSTPGVTIGKVDEKMGQKGALSAEVIFQDAEIPAGNLLGPEHLGYREALGILTNGRVGIAARSTGAMQRLLDLSVEHARHREQFGQPIAQFQAVQFMLAEMEIAIQTSRVLWQKVAWMVDQGQDVRRMASVAKYHATEALSQVADKAVQVAGGMGYMKDSPVERYYRDQRLLRIYEGTSEIQKIIIAADLLR; this is translated from the coding sequence ATGAACTTTGAGCTGCCGGGCGACCTGCGGGATATGCAGGCCATCATCCGTGACTTCATGATCACCCGCGTGGAGGCCCGCGCGCAGGAGATCGAGCACACGAACAGCGTGCCGCCCGAACTGCTGCGCGAGGCGGCGGACCTGGGGCTGTTCGGGCTGAGTATTCCTGAGGAGTACGGCGGGGTGGGCCTGGGCGCGCTGGGCCGCTGCGCGGTGTACGAGGCCATGGGGCAGGGGCACATGGGGTTCGGCGGGGTGATCAGTGCGCACGCCAGTATCGGCACCAGCGGCCTGGTGAAGCTGGGCACGGACGAACAGAAGGCGCGTTTCCTGCCGCGCATGGCGACCGGGGAGTGCATTGCGGGGTTCGCGATCACCGAGCCCAGCAGCGGGTCGGACGCCGCGAACATCCGCACCCGCGCCGAGAGACGAGGAGATGTGTACGTGCTGAACGGCACCAAGCACTACATCAGCAACGCGCCCATTGCGGGCCTGCTGACGGTGATTGCCATTACGGACCCGGCGCGCGGCACGAAAGGCATGAGCGCGTTCCTGGTCGAGCCGCAGAGTACGCCCGGCGTCACGATCGGGAAGGTTGACGAGAAGATGGGCCAGAAGGGGGCCCTGAGTGCCGAGGTGATCTTCCAGGACGCTGAGATTCCGGCCGGCAACCTGCTGGGGCCGGAGCACCTCGGGTACCGCGAGGCGCTGGGGATTCTCACGAATGGTCGGGTGGGGATCGCGGCGCGCAGCACCGGCGCCATGCAGCGCCTGCTGGACCTCAGCGTCGAGCACGCCCGGCACCGCGAGCAGTTCGGGCAGCCCATCGCGCAGTTCCAGGCAGTGCAGTTCATGCTGGCCGAGATGGAGATCGCCATTCAGACGAGCCGGGTGCTGTGGCAGAAGGTGGCGTGGATGGTGGACCAGGGGCAGGACGTGCGGCGCATGGCGAGCGTTGCCAAGTACCACGCCACTGAGGCCCTCTCGCAGGTCGCCGACAAGGCCGTGCAGGTCGCCGGTGGAATGGGGTACATGAAGGACTCCCCGGTGGAGCGCTACTACCGGGATCAGCGGCTGCTGCGCATCTACGAGGGCACCAGCGAGATTCAGAAGATCATCATTGCTGCGGACCTGCTGCGCTGA